One Halanaerobium hydrogeniformans genomic window, TTTGTTGCTTTTCAAAGAAGATATGATGAATTTCAAGAATTAAATACTGAATTAATCGGATTAAGTATTGATCAAGTATTCAGTCATTTAAAATGGGAAGAATGGATAGAAAATAATATGGGTGATAAAATTGAATACCCAATTATAGCTGATGGAACAGGCAGAGTTGCAAGAGAAATAGGTTTACTACATACTGCTAGTGAAACTGCTACAGTAAGGGCGGTATTTATTGTTGATCCTGAATCAAAGATAAGAGCAATTTTATATTATCCTTCCGAATTAGGTAGAAACATGGACGAAATAGTTAGAATGGTTAAAGGACTGCAGAAAGCAGATAAAGAAAATGTAGCAATTCCTGCTAACTGGCCAAATAATGAAGTTGTAGGAAGCAATGTCATAGTACCACCTGCTAATAGTGCAAAAGAAATAGAACTGAGGAAAAAACAGGTTGAAAGTGGAGAACTAGAAAGTTTTGATTGGTGGTTATGCCACAAAAAATCTTAGAATTTAGAAATTTAATAACTTATATTAAGGCGGAGAGCTTATTTCTCCGCCTATATTTAGTTGATAGCGATTATTTTTAACTTTTTAGCAAAAAAAATAATTTAATTATAAAATATTATTTATAAAAATTCAAATATATGTTAAGATTAATATTGAGGATTTAAATTTAAACAGGAGGTAGGATTTATGCTGATAGAGAAAAAAAATGAAGAATCTAAAGAAAATAATATTTTAATAAATATATTTAAATTTAAGCAATTTAAGTTTGGGATACTGATACTGCTTTTACTCTTATTTTTGGGAAGTCAAAACACTATGGTTTTTAATAATCAAGTTTTTGCACAGCCGGATAATACAGGCAGCAGAGAAAGCTTTTCCAGCAGCCAGGCAGAATCAATTTTTTCCAGTAATCAAATTTTACGTGAAAATGATCGCGGTGAGAATGTAAAAAAAGCTCAAAAGATTCTTAGACAAAAAGGTTTTTATCAGGGGGAAATTGATGGTCATTACGGACATCAGACAAGGCTGGCTGTGATTAAATTCCAAAAAATAGCTGGGTTACAGGCTGATGGTGTTTTGGGTCCTAAAACTTTAAGCAAATTAACTGCAGAAGGAGAAAATGATGTTGCTGAATATACTGTACAGTCAGGAGATAGTCTGTGGGTTCTGGCAAGAAGGTTTGATAGCAGCATTAATGAACTCAAAGCAATTAATAATTTAAATTCTGATAGTATAAGAGCAGGAGATAAGTTAAAAATTCCTGGTGACAATCACAGTTCTTTTTCGGTTAATATTGTTGACATGGAATGGAGCAAGGTAGATTCTATTTTTCCCAGGGAATCTAAAGCAATTATAACTGATGTAGAAACAGGTTTAAGCCTTGAGGTTAAAAGACTTTATGGAACAAATCATGCAGATGTTGAACCACTAACTGCTCAGGATACTAGAATTTTACGTAGTATTTATGGTGGTAGCTGGAGCTGGGAGAGAAGATCAGTAATTGTTTATGTTGACAATCATTTAATTGCAGGTTCTATAAATGGTAAACCACATGGTGGTGCAGCCATAGAAAACAATAACTTTCCAGGCCATATCTGTCTTCACTTTAAAAACAGTCGCTTACATAATAATGGAACAAAAGATCCTGAACATCAAAATATGATTGAAAGTGTTGTTGAAAATGATATTTATGATCTTTAATTTATAATATAAAAGGGGCTATAGCTCAGGCGGATAGAGCGGTAGATTCCTAATCTGCAAGCCACAGGTTCGAATCCTGTTAGCCCCACCATTATATTAATAATATTATTATATTTTATAAAATACCTCCCACTTTGGTTGGGAGTTTTTTGCTATTAAATAGGGGGTGGAAATAATATTTTCTAAAATAAAGGAGTTTTTTAGTAAAGATAAACGTTCAATAAGAACTAGAATTATTAGTGTTTTTATTATAATAATTATTATCTTAAATTTAGTTTTCTTTTTTTCTTTTATCAGAAGAGAAAGAGAAATCCAAATTTATCAAGATAATGTAGATATAAATTTTAAATTAAATCAGCTGTCATTAGAAATAACTGAAAACTCTCGTTATTTCTCGCTTTATTTTCAAAACAGAAATGAAGAAAACAGAGAGATGTATTTAAATTCTAGGGAAAAAATTATGGGTTTAATTTCAGATATAGAAGCGGAAGTAGCTCAAGATCAAAAGAGTAGAACTTTTTATAGAAATTTAAACAATATGTTAAATTATCATGATGAGTTGGTCAATGAAGTCCTAGAGACTAATATTTTTGATTCCAGCACTTATCAGACTTTAACCAGAATAGACACATTATATTCCTATATGAGCAGTCATTCTCAAAATCTTATTAATTCTTATTTAGAGCATCACAGTAGAAGTTATGTAGATTTATTGATCAGCACTCAGGAGAGAACAAAAACTATTTATTTAATTATTATTTTGATCAGTATAGCAGTTTTTATTTTTTCAGTTTTATTTACCAACAATATTTTAAAAGCAATAGAAAAACTTTCTTATTCTGCTCGTTATCTATCTTTAGGCCACTGGGATATTGAAGATATAGAAGAAATTAGATATAGAGAATTAAATATATTGGGACAAACTTTTAATTTAATGAAAAATAATATTAAAAAATATATAAATGAGTTAAAAGAAAAAGCCGAATTGGAAAACAAATTAAATAAACAGAAGATGAAAAACATCGAAAAAGAAAGACTTTTAAAAGAATCGCAATTATTAAATCTGCAGATGCAGATGGATCCACATTTTTTATTTAACACTTTAAATACAGTTTCGAGGACAGCAATGTTCGAAAATGCTAAAAAAACTCAAAAGTTAATAATAGCTATTTCAAAAATAATGCGTTACAATCTTGATCACACTGGTAAGTTGGTAAGTTTAGAAAAAGAAATTGAAGTTTTAAAAGCATATTTAACTATTCAGAAAACTCGTTTTGAAGAACAGATGGAGTTTGATATACAGATAAATGGAGATATTTCTGATATTGAAATCCCCCCAATGCTCTTACAACCTGTTGTTGAAAATGCTATTATTCATGGTTTATCTGATAAAGATTCAGGTGGTCAAGTGATAATTAGAATTGAAAGAAAAGCTACAAACTTGAAAATAATTATTGAAGATAATGGTATAGGTATTAAAAAAGAAAGATTAGTAAGTATTCTAAATGGGAAAATAAATGACAAAGATGAATCACAAAAAGGTAGTCTTGGTTTGTTGAATGTAAAAAAACGCTTAAAGCTTCAATACGGAAAAGATTTACTTTCAATAAAAACGGAAGTCGATAAAGGTACAAAAATAATAATTAATATTCCTTTAACAGCAGGAGGTAATGATGTATAAAATTTTAATTGCAGAAGATGAAAAGATTGAAAGAAAAGCTATTAAATTCTATTTAAATGAGTTTTATTCTAAAGAATTTGAAATTGTTGCAGAAATTGCAAATGGAAAAGAAGCAGTTAAAAAGGCACTTGAAAATGATGTAGACTTAGTATTGATGGATATTAAAATGCCTAAAATGGATGGTTTAGAAGCTGCCAAAAAAATTAAAGAAAAAAATGAAGAGATTGAGATTATTATATTAACTGCTCACAGTGAATTTGATTATGCAAAAAAATCAATTGAAATTGGAGTTATTGATTATTTAGTAAAACCATATCTTGAAGATGATTTTTGTCGAGTAATTGATAAAAGTTTAGCTAAAATAAAAGAGAAAGAAATAAATAAATCCAGAGAAAAAAATCTTGTTAATAAAGTTAAAGAAACCTTACCTTTTTTAGAAAAAGAAATAATTCTAGAAGTTGTTTATAACACAAAAGCTTCTTTAGTTAATTTTGAAGAACATAAAAAATTATTAGGTATAGAGGCTGCTGAACATCAGTTTCTTCTTTTGAGTGCCAAACCACGAGAAAAATTATCTGATACTTTTTTTTATAAAGCAAAAAAAATAGTAAAGAAGCATTTCAAAGGAACTATTTCTTATAATGGTTTAAATGATATAATTTTTTTAATAATTGCTGATAATTTAGAGGATGATGCTGAACAAAAAAAAATGGATATCATCATAAATGAGCTTAAGAAAAATTATAATGAAAAATATAATTCGCGTTTATATCTTAAAAAAAGCAGGGTAATTAAAGATATAAAAAACTTAAACCAAATTTATAATAAAACTAGATCACATCTTTTTGAAAGTGAGCTTCAAATTGATAGCTATCCTTATCAAAGAGAAAAAAATATTTTTGCTAAAATAATTGATAAAGATCAAAATGCTGCTGAAACAGAATTTGCAGAAGTCTATCAATATTTAATTGAAGAAGAGAATTGTGATATTTCAAGTATAAGATCCTATTTAAGACGCTTTGTTATCTTTTTAAATAGAAGGATCATGGAATATTACAATAGAGAAGAGCCACTATTCAATTTAGAAAAAACAGAAAATGAAATTGCAGCTATAAGTGATTTAGAAAACTTAAAGCTTTATGTTGAAAACTTGATCAACAAAATAATCTTAAATATAAGTCACACACATAAAGAACAAAAAGTTGAAGTTATAGAAAAAGTAAAACAATATATTCAGGATAATTATTGTCATGATATTACTCTAGAGATGGTTGCAGAACATATAGCTTTTAGCAAATACTATTTAAGCAAATTGTTTAAAGAGGTTGAAGGTATAAATTATAAAGATTATTTAATCAAGGTTAGAATGGAGAAAGCTAAAGAACTGTTAAAAGATGGTGTAAAGATAAAAGTAGTTGCCCAAAAAGTGGGATATTCAAATCGTAATTATTTCAGTAGATCCTTTAAAAAATATACGGGTATTTCACCCGGTAAATACAAATAGTATAAGAAAAACAACTCTATTTAGACAATTTTCAGAAAATAAACAATGAAGTGAATAAAATAGCAATTTAGTCTATAGTAATCATTTATTTGCCCTGATATTATATTAGTAGAGTAAATAAATGAGGAGGAGAAATTAATGAAAAAGATTTTTGCTTTCGTTTTAGTTGCTGTTCTGGTATTTTCATTTGGTGTTCAGGCTCAGGAAATGACACTTCGCCTGGCTGATAACCAACCTGAAGGATATCCAACAGTTGTTGGTGCTGAAGAATTTGCCCGTTTAGTTGAAGAAAGAACTGATGGTAGAATTAAGATCGAAATTTATCCTGGTGGTGTTTTAGGAGATGAAAGTTCTACAATAGAACAGATTCAGTTTGGTGCAATTGATTTTGTAAGAACTTCAATTACTCCAATGTCTAACTTCGAACCTGCTATGGATGTATTATCACTTCCTTACTTATATCCTAGTGATGATTTCATGTTTGAAGTTCTTCAAAGTGAAATTGGAGAAGGAATCCTGGAAGGTTTAGAAGATTCAGGTATTGTTGGTTTAACCTGGTATGATGCTGGTGCTCGTAGTTTTTATACAGCAGATAAAAGAGTAGAAAGTGTTGAAGATTTAGAAGGATTAAGAATTAGAGTTCAGGAAAGTGGTTTGATGATGGATATGGTAGAAGCTTTAGGTGCATCACCTACTCCTATCGCCTGGGGTGAAGTATACAGTGCCCTACAAACTGGAGTTGTAGATGCTGCAGAAAACAACTATCCTGGATGGTATTACAACAGTCACCATGAAGTTGCTCCATATTTTGTAGAAGATGAGCATAACCGTATTCCTGAGTTAATTATTATGAGTAAAATTACCTGGGATAGCTTAAGCCCAGAAGATCAGGATATTATTAAAGAAGCAGCAGTTGAATCAACTGATACTCAGCGAGAAGCATGGGCTGAAAGAACAGAAGAAGCTAAAGAACTGGCTGTAGAAGAAGGAGCAGAGATTATTACTTTATCCGAAGAAAAACAAGCAGAATTCCAGGATGCAGTAATGGATATGTATCCAGAATATAGTGAAGGATATGAAGATTTACTTGAAAGTATTCTTAATTTCGAAGTAGAGTAATTAATATAGAATAATAGTATTGTAAATTAAGGTGGAGTATTCATTTCTCCACCTTTAATAAAGGGTGAGAGTAATGAAAGATAATAAAAAAACAGGATTTATTAAATCTGGCATTGAACTTTCTGATAAATTACTTAATTATCTTGCAATGTTTTTTTTAATTATTATGGTTGTGGTTGTTAGTACAACTGTATTTACCCGTTATGTATTTAATTTTACTTTAAGATGGACCGATGAGGTTGCCCTATTGATGATGATCTGGTTTGGGTTTATTGGAATGGCTTTAGGAGTTAAAGAATCAATTCATTTAAGTATAGAATTTTTTATGAGTTTACTACCCGATAAATTTCAGGAGTTTATTTATAGAATTGAAGATATATTAGTAGGTCTTTTTGGTTGGTTTTTATTAAGGTATGGATGGCAATTATATAATGCTACAAAAAGAACTAGATTGCCAGCAACTAAATGGTCAAGAGGCCTATTGTTTATAGTACTACCAATTTCAGGTTTTTTGATTATAATTTATTCTTTAGCAAAAATGTTTTCTGTAATTAAGCATGGCACTAAAATTGCTAGAGTTGATGAATGTGAGGGGGAAGAATAGTGGATCCAGCTGTACTGATTTTGTTAGGTTCATTTTTAATCATGTTAGTTATTCGTATCCCCATTGCTTTTGCACTTGGTCTTTCAAGCATGTTTACTGCCTTTTATGTTGGCTTATCACCGATGGTAATAGTTCAGCAGATGGTAAGTGGAATTAATTCTTTTTCACTTATGGCAATACCGTTTTTTATAATAGCAGGAGAAATAATGGGTAAAGGTGGTATTTCTGACCGGTTAATAAAATTTTCGAATGTTATGATCGGCTGGATGCGTGGTGGACTGGCAATGGTAAATATTTTAGCAAGTATGTTTTTCGGTGGAATTTCTGGTTCCTCAGTAGCTGATGTTTCTTCAATTGGATCTATCATGATTCCAATGATGGAAAAAGCAGG contains:
- a CDS encoding peroxiredoxin, with protein sequence MEEKKSMPLIGDQFPEFEVTTTKGKINLPEDYKGQWFILFSHPADFTPVCTTEFVAFQRRYDEFQELNTELIGLSIDQVFSHLKWEEWIENNMGDKIEYPIIADGTGRVAREIGLLHTASETATVRAVFIVDPESKIRAILYYPSELGRNMDEIVRMVKGLQKADKENVAIPANWPNNEVVGSNVIVPPANSAKEIELRKKQVESGELESFDWWLCHKKS
- a CDS encoding peptidoglycan-binding protein — protein: MLIEKKNEESKENNILINIFKFKQFKFGILILLLLLFLGSQNTMVFNNQVFAQPDNTGSRESFSSSQAESIFSSNQILRENDRGENVKKAQKILRQKGFYQGEIDGHYGHQTRLAVIKFQKIAGLQADGVLGPKTLSKLTAEGENDVAEYTVQSGDSLWVLARRFDSSINELKAINNLNSDSIRAGDKLKIPGDNHSSFSVNIVDMEWSKVDSIFPRESKAIITDVETGLSLEVKRLYGTNHADVEPLTAQDTRILRSIYGGSWSWERRSVIVYVDNHLIAGSINGKPHGGAAIENNNFPGHICLHFKNSRLHNNGTKDPEHQNMIESVVENDIYDL
- a CDS encoding TRAP transporter substrate-binding protein, which translates into the protein MKKIFAFVLVAVLVFSFGVQAQEMTLRLADNQPEGYPTVVGAEEFARLVEERTDGRIKIEIYPGGVLGDESSTIEQIQFGAIDFVRTSITPMSNFEPAMDVLSLPYLYPSDDFMFEVLQSEIGEGILEGLEDSGIVGLTWYDAGARSFYTADKRVESVEDLEGLRIRVQESGLMMDMVEALGASPTPIAWGEVYSALQTGVVDAAENNYPGWYYNSHHEVAPYFVEDEHNRIPELIIMSKITWDSLSPEDQDIIKEAAVESTDTQREAWAERTEEAKELAVEEGAEIITLSEEKQAEFQDAVMDMYPEYSEGYEDLLESILNFEVE
- a CDS encoding response regulator transcription factor translates to MYKILIAEDEKIERKAIKFYLNEFYSKEFEIVAEIANGKEAVKKALENDVDLVLMDIKMPKMDGLEAAKKIKEKNEEIEIIILTAHSEFDYAKKSIEIGVIDYLVKPYLEDDFCRVIDKSLAKIKEKEINKSREKNLVNKVKETLPFLEKEIILEVVYNTKASLVNFEEHKKLLGIEAAEHQFLLLSAKPREKLSDTFFYKAKKIVKKHFKGTISYNGLNDIIFLIIADNLEDDAEQKKMDIIINELKKNYNEKYNSRLYLKKSRVIKDIKNLNQIYNKTRSHLFESELQIDSYPYQREKNIFAKIIDKDQNAAETEFAEVYQYLIEEENCDISSIRSYLRRFVIFLNRRIMEYYNREEPLFNLEKTENEIAAISDLENLKLYVENLINKIILNISHTHKEQKVEVIEKVKQYIQDNYCHDITLEMVAEHIAFSKYYLSKLFKEVEGINYKDYLIKVRMEKAKELLKDGVKIKVVAQKVGYSNRNYFSRSFKKYTGISPGKYK
- a CDS encoding sensor histidine kinase yields the protein MEIIFSKIKEFFSKDKRSIRTRIISVFIIIIIILNLVFFFSFIRREREIQIYQDNVDINFKLNQLSLEITENSRYFSLYFQNRNEENREMYLNSREKIMGLISDIEAEVAQDQKSRTFYRNLNNMLNYHDELVNEVLETNIFDSSTYQTLTRIDTLYSYMSSHSQNLINSYLEHHSRSYVDLLISTQERTKTIYLIIILISIAVFIFSVLFTNNILKAIEKLSYSARYLSLGHWDIEDIEEIRYRELNILGQTFNLMKNNIKKYINELKEKAELENKLNKQKMKNIEKERLLKESQLLNLQMQMDPHFLFNTLNTVSRTAMFENAKKTQKLIIAISKIMRYNLDHTGKLVSLEKEIEVLKAYLTIQKTRFEEQMEFDIQINGDISDIEIPPMLLQPVVENAIIHGLSDKDSGGQVIIRIERKATNLKIIIEDNGIGIKKERLVSILNGKINDKDESQKGSLGLLNVKKRLKLQYGKDLLSIKTEVDKGTKIIINIPLTAGGNDV
- a CDS encoding TRAP transporter small permease, producing MKDNKKTGFIKSGIELSDKLLNYLAMFFLIIMVVVVSTTVFTRYVFNFTLRWTDEVALLMMIWFGFIGMALGVKESIHLSIEFFMSLLPDKFQEFIYRIEDILVGLFGWFLLRYGWQLYNATKRTRLPATKWSRGLLFIVLPISGFLIIIYSLAKMFSVIKHGTKIARVDECEGEE